The stretch of DNA TGTAGTAATTTTTCTTACAGTGTATTTCTTTCTTTTTTTAATATGTTTTTACATTTTTGTGTCTAAAAGGTTTGACTCCCAAATCTTGTTTTCAACAATCCTTTCTTTCATTTTTTTATTAGATATTCCTTTAATATCAACAACTAGTAAAAAGAAAATAAAAATAATCGATAAAGAAGTTCAAGAATGAAAAAATGAAAATTTACTATTAAGCGGAAACAATTTAAAAATTGAGAAGCCTGAAAATTTTGAAGATTTTAAATATTTAATATTAAATGAGTATTTAGAGATAAAAATCCCTATTTTTAAACACACACAAAAGTATTTTTATTCAAAAAAAATTAAAAATCTAAGAAACCAGCTTTGAATAAATGGTGAATTAGATAAAAATAGATTAATTTATTTTTTATTGTTAAATTACGATGAAATTATTATAAATAATGTTAGATACAAAAAAGAAATATATTTATATTTTTTAAAGGAAATTTTGAATAATGAATTTAAATAATTTTAGATTTTTATTTATAGTTTTTCTTATTGCATCAATACTATCATTTTTCATTTTTATTGCTATATTTATTTTAAAAGAGTTTTCAATCAATGCTTTTTTTACTAAAGAAAAATGCTTCAAGAATTTTTTTGTTTTAAATTTTATTCACCCAAAATATTCAACATACATTTATTTTAAGTTATATAATGTAAAATAGTGAAAAACTAAAGTAATAATGAAAAAAGGAGGAAAAATTATGCAAATTTTAAAATTAATAAATTCTTTTTCGGCTTTTGTTGCGCCTCTAGCAAACAATGTAAAAGTCAGTGCATTCATTACCCCATTAATATCTACAAAAAATTTATTAGAGGATATAAATGAATTAGAAGAATTTAAAAAATTTAATAATGAAATAAAAGAAGGTTCTTCAGAACTATTAAAAACAATTTCTAGATTAGAAACAATTAGATGAACTGTTATAAATGAAACAATAATTGATAAGCCATATACTCGGGGTGGTGTTGGTGGTACCAATACACATTTTAAAAACCTTAAAACCAGAGAGATAAAAACATTAAATGAGCTTTTAAAATTAAACAATTTTGAATTAAGTATAAATGGCCTTTTAAGGGTTAAATACCCAAATAAAGTAAAATGAGATAATTTAGGATAAGAGAATGACACTATTAATTATTTATTGTGCGATACTTTCGCCACTAGTTATGATTTATTTTGTTGTTGGGTTTTATTTTATTTGAAAATATAACAAGAAAACTATTTTTACTTGTGACTTTAAAACAGGTGCAAAAAAACAAATTTTAGCAGAATCAATAAAATTACCCCAAGCAACATTTGATAAATTTTTTGAGTTTTTTAAAAAATCTAAGACTTTTTATATTTCTTGGTTATTTATATTAATATTTATTTTTGTTTTTACGTTAATTACATATTTAGTGTTTTATTTTACAGTTTCAAAAAAAATTGATTTTTACGATTCTATTTTATTAGTAATTATTTTTGGTGTTATTCTTGAACCTTTATATTTTTTAATAAAAGGTCTTATAAAAATAAACAAAACTAAAAAAAATATAAGAGATTGAATAATAGAAAATGAAAAAATAGAAAAAAGACATTTAAATATTGAAAAGCCAGTAAATTATGAGGATTTTAAAAATGTTATTTTAAACGAAGACTTAGAAATTAGAATTCCAATATTCAAAAATTCAGAGTCGCATTTTTACGGAATGAAAATATTAAACAAAAGAAAAAAATTTATTACTAACGGTGTAGTAGATAATAATGAATTATTATACTTTATATTATTTGATTATACTTCTGCTCAAATTAATAAAATTTCTTACAGCAAAGAAAATTATTTATATCTTATAAAGGAAATCTTAGAAAATGAATATAATAACATTTAAAACACTTTTAATAATATTCTTTGTTTTTGCTTTAATATTATTTACATCCTTTTTTACTTCATTATTGTTGTTTTTTGCTCCTATATTAAAAAGAATATTGTTAAAAAAAGATGCTAAAAAAATTTTCTTATCTAAAAAAATAAGAATAAATGAGCATTTTTTTAAAACAATTAATCAAAAAATAAAAATTAGTTTTATTTTTTTAAGTATATTTTTAGCGATATCAATACTAACGATTTTATCTATTTTTTATCCGTGATTAGATGTGTTGATCAATTTACCTCAATGAAAAGCCAAAATTAATACAGTTGTATTGTTTCCATTTTTTACTATGGCGTTATCATTTTTTATTTTCATTTTTTCTTTAACATTAATAATTCAGCTATGTATAATAAAGAGAGAGTTTAAAAATTGAAAAATTGAAAACAAAAGATTAAATGGAGTTTTATTTGAAAATATCGAAAATATAGAATCAAAAGAGATTTTTAACACATTCAAGTTCTCAAATGACTTAAATATGACTTATATTACTAACGTTTGACCTTCTTTTAGTAAACAATACAAGATTAAAAACAAAAATTGAAAAAACCGCTTTTATAAATATAATGAAACTAAGCGAGATGAGGAATTTTATTATTTTTTAATATTCAATTATGAAGATGTTGCTATAGATAACACAATTTTTAAGATTGAAGATTATTCTTACATTTATCAAAACAGAGATCAAATATTTAGTCACAACAAAAAGACAGGCGAATAAAAAAACCTGTCTTTTTGTTACGTTAATTTAATATTTCTATTTTTGGTAATTCTCTTTTTTTGGGATAAATTTTTAATTTATAATCCTCATCTTCAAACACTTCTTCAAATTTGTTTTTTCAAACAGTTTTTGTTCGAGAAAATTTGTCATTTCAATTTAATCTTGTAGCTACAACGCCTGTTAAAATCATAAAAATTTGTAAATTGATTGCTATTGTTGCCAAAACTGTTGGTAAACTTACGACAAGTTTTTCTACAGTATTCATCTTTTGTCCTCTTGCTGCCTTTAAAAAAGCATCAGTAGACATTAGCATAAAACTTAAAAAGACAAAAACCCATAAAAACGAAAACAATCTTTGTCTATCAAAAATAAATCTTGATAATTTTCTATCATTATCATTAGCGATAATCTTAATTTTACAGATAAGCATTCCAACTGTTTGCCCGCCTGTAATTATTGGAATCACAATAAATTCAAAAATATTAAAAATAATTAAACCTAATAATCATATTCTATAAACAACTTCTTTATATACAATATTATTTAATAGAAAATCAGCTTTTTTGTAATTAAATATTAAGAAAGAAGTACCAACAGAAAAAATTACAAAAATAAATAAATCAATTAATGTGCTAAGCAATCTTATTCAAAAATTTGCTTTTATGTTCTGTTTTTTTACCATATAAATTTTTTAAAAATTAAATCTCACTTTTTCACAAAACCGTCAGTAAGGTCAAATAATTTTCTTACATCAAAAGTTAAGAAAAAATTATTATTTTTCATTTCTTCTAATCAAACAGGTTTTAAATTTTCTATTTCTTGAATTAAAGCTTTTTTAATATTATCTAGTGATTTAGACTCTAAGCTGTTTTTTCTTGTTTTAAATGTGCCTAAAATACCAGCAACATAATAACAATAGTTAATACATTTTGCAAACGATAAAGCTTTTTTTACAGGATCTTTGTCTAATGCAACTTCCTTAAAAATAATATTTCAACTACGTGTTAATGATTTTGGGTTGAACATTAAAAAACTATAGTTTCAATTTTCAATTCACGTATCAGAGAAGTAAGCAAAAGTTTTTGAATTTAAAAGCGTACGAAAAACCAAGTTAGGTGAATATTCCAAATTTAAGTCTCTAGTTTTAGGTATTTCCATGACCTTCTTAGCTATTTCTGTTTTTACAAAAGTATTAAAAACAAAAGGAGTCACTAAAGCAAAAGGCAACGCGTTTTTTTCTAAGTCTACTAAACCTAAACCAGAAAGCAATTCCGATTTAATTAAAGAATGTGAAATAGATTTACTAAATCCCGGCATTTCTACAAAATCAGGTTTATCTTGAAAGTTTTCTAAAAATTTATCAATTCTTTGAATAAACTCATTTTTTAATTTACAGTATGAATAAAGTATAAATACATAAGGTGTTTCCACGTTTTTTAAAGCATCATTAATAACAATATCAATATGTTGGTGGGTTGTATTAAAAACAACCTTCAAACGATCTTTTAATTTATTGTGCAACTCATCAATAGCAATAAAGTGTTCTTCTTTAGGTCGATCAATTGTAACTACAACGTCAAAATTTTGGCTTTTTTGCTTATATAGGTTATTAAAAATATCTTCAATTGGAATAGCGGGGTTATATATTGGAACAATAATAGTTAAATTTTTGTTACTCATAAATACCTACATTTTAATTTGTCCTGCTACACGAGGGAAAGGAATAACATCTCTAATATTAGCAACACCAGTTACATACATAACTAGTCTTTCAAAACCAATACCAAAACCACTAGATGGAGCATAGCCAAAACGTCTTAGGTCTAAGTATCATTGTAAAGGATCGGTTGATATTTTTAAATCATTCATTCTTTCAAGTAATTTTTCGTATCTGGCTTCCCTTTGACTTCCACCGATTAATTCACCAATGCCAGGAACTAATAAATCAAATGCCCCAACTGTTTCTTTATCATCATTTTGATGCATATAAAATGCTTTAATATCTTTAGGATAATTAATTACAGCTACAGGTCCTTGAACAATTTTTTCTGCCAAGAATTTTTCATGTTCGGAAGCTAAATCCATTCCAAAGAAAATATTTTTTTCTTCAAATGAGTCTTTATAGTTGGCTAATTGTTTAACAACATCTCTATATTCAATAACTGTCAATTTATTATCTAAAAACTTATTTAGAGTTTCAATTAAATTAGGATTGATTGAATTTAAATAAGTCATTTCATCTGGATAATTTTTAATCGTATTTTTAATAACAGTTTTTAGTAGATCGTCTGCTAATAAAATAATATCTTTCAATTCATAAAAAGCAACTTCTGGTTCAACCATTCAAAACTCAGCAAGGTGTCTTGATGTATGAGAATTTTCAGCTCTAAATGTTGGTCCAAATGTGTACACTTGTTTAAAACCGGCCGCATATGATTCGGCGTGTAATTGTCCGGTAACCCCTAAAAAAGCTTTTTGCTTGAAAAAGAAATCTTTTGATTCATCATCTACTAACAACGTTTCTCCCGCTCCTTCTCCATCATTAGAAGTAATAATTGGTGAAGCCATATATAAAAAGTCATGTTCTTGGAAATATTTATGAATTTCATAAGCTAGTGAATTTCTAATTAACATAACACTTTTGAATAGATTTGTTCTGTTTCTTAGGTGTGGAATTTCTCTTAAAAATTCTAAAGAAGTTTCTTTCTTTTGAATTGGGAAATCTTCATCTACACCATTTAAAATTGTTATTGAATCCAAAGCTAATTCCACTGGTTGTTGTGCTTGTGGTGTTAAGTGAATTAAACCCTTAGCGATTATTGATGTTCCTAAAGAAAGTTGTGATAAGTTTTTATTTTGAATAATCTCACCTTTAGCTACAACTTGCAAATTAGAAATAGTGCTTCCATCATTAATTGTTAAGAATCTTATTTTTTCATTTCCTCTATTTGAAACTAATCAACCTTTGATTTCGAATTCTTGGTTTTCTTTGATGTTTTTAACTTTTTGTAATAATTTTTTTAATGTCATAATTGACTCCTAGTTATAAATTTAATTATAATTAAAATTATACTTAAATTATTTTTTGAATGTTTATTTTAAATTATATTAACAAGAAAATTTTAAAATAAAACTTAAAATAAAAAGAAAAATAGGCATAGCCTATTTCTATGATTTTGTTGTTTCAAAATAATAAGAAGCAATTTTTGTTCTTAAACTGTTGTCAATAATTGGGTACGTAAATAAGAAATAATTTTCATTTGAGCTTGGTTGTGCAAAAATATCTTTTGCAATTTTATCATTTCCAAAATATCATTTCTCAATAAATTTATAGCTTAATTTATCTGCAGGTGTATATGAAATATAATCAAAGTTAGCTATTTCCGATAATTCTTCATCACCAAACGCTTCAGTAAATGCATCTTCAAATAAACTATAACCATTGTTAGAATTATTTCTAACGATTAACAATCAGTTTCAATATTGGCCTTCATTATTATTTAGAAAGTTATTTAATTCTTTTTCTCAGTTAGCAAAGTCATCTCAATGTGAAGATTCAATAGTACTAAATTCTTTACTTGCTAATAAAGCTTCTTTCACAGTATCTTTTTCTTCATCAAAAATTTGTTTTAAAGTTTTAAATGCGCTTTCTCTTATTTTATCATCTACTAAATCTCTAACTTTTTTCAAAAGAAGACTATCTAAAAGATTTGAATCAGAACTATTTTTTATATTGTCTTTTAAAAGAAAATTATTATGATAAACATTCTTTTTTAAAATATCCAAAAAGTTATTAGTATCTTCTTCGCTAAGTTTGTGTGAAATAACTCATCCATCCATTAATAAATAATTATATTTTGGTCTTATAAAACGAATTAATCCATCTTCTACGCTTGCAAAGTTATCCTTCGAGTAATAAGCATCTAAAGCATCGCCATTATAAATAACAGCCGAATCTGATCTTCCTTCTTTAGGCTCAATTAAATGGTTTAACAATTCTAGACCATCACCGCTCAAATAGTTATATCCGGTGTTTTTAATTGAAAAACCAGATGAATCTTCGACAAACTTAATAAATGAGTCTATTGCAATTTTGTAATTAAAATCATTAAAGTTAAATAATTTTCCTTCTCCGTTATGAGTAAAAAGAGTTTTTCATTCATCAGGATTGTTTGCTTTGTAATTAAGAGCTCCTATCATTAGATTATCAATGAAAGCATTAGTTCATGCAACTCTTTGATATTTACTATCTTTTAGGATTGAAAAAATTTCGTTTCAATTGATAGGGTTTTTAATGTTTTCTAGGATATTTGAAGCTTTTTCTATTTCGAGATTAGGTCTTGAGTTTTTATTTATATTGTAAGCAACACCTTTGTCTTGAATATAATAAGGAATAATAAAATCTGAAAAATGATCTCAATTGTTTGAGTTTTCCTTCTTAGTTTCAAAAGATCTTCACTTTTGATTATCTTTATTAATCTCAAAACCTATTTTATTTAATTCGTCATCAGTCATTAAACTTAGTTTATTATAAATAAGCTTGTTAAAGTTTTCTAAATGGTTTTGAACATTTTTTGTAAAAAAGGTTTTTCGGATATCTCACTTGTTAGTTCCTGATCCAAAAATTCTTTCAAAATTTATTTTTTTGATTTTTTTATCTAATATAAGTTGTGCTGTTTGAAAATCACTTCCAACACCAGCGATTGCTTTGTCTTGTGTTAAGGCTTGGGTAAATTCATTAATTTCTTTAAATTCTTTGTAATTGTAATTCTTTTTAAGATTATTTACAATCTTAGGATGTAAATATGATTCGTAATTATAAACGCTTGGGCGATAATGATTCGTTAATTTAAATATTAGTCCGCCTAAAAATAAACTAAATATTATAAAAAGCGATAAATAAAAAAGTAAAATCTTAAAAATCTTTTTTTGCAATTTATAAAGCCTCCTTATAGAAGTCTTTTTGTGCTTGTTTTTTTGATAATAAAATCGCTTTTTTTGCTTTTGAGTTCTGAGTGCCTTTAAATACTATATATAAGGTATTTCCAAAAATAACCACTAATAATGATATTGCTCCAATTGCTAAGGATCAAGCCTGAAATTGACCCTCATACAACTGTGTTCCTAATGTTTCGGTATTAGAAACTATTCTTGTGATAATAAAGTCATCAAACGAAAGAGTCATTGTCATCACAAAAGTAAAGCCAATTGAACCTAACATGTAAACAAAATATGTTTTAAATCATGTTTTAAATTTAGAATATCCTAAATCTTGACTTGCTTCAAAAATATTCTTTGAAAACTTATCACTTTTAGGAAGCATTATTAAGATTCCATATGGTAAACACATAACTGTGTGGCCAATGATTGATCTAACAAAACCTTCGCTAGTTGCTTTTAAAGTTCCAAAAAACAAGAAGTTTAAAACAATAGCTAAAGTTAAGCCTGTAATAACATCAGGGTTAATCATTGGGACATTAGATGTTGTTTGCACATATGATCTTGCACCTTTATTTTTGTTTCTTCAAAGTGCAAAAACAGTCAGTAAAGAAATTGTTATAACTAAAACTGAAGTTGCAATACCTAAAAGAAATGAGTTAACAAAAGCTAGGGTATGTGATTTTGAAAATAGTTCACTATATGCTTCAAAAGATGTTCTATTTCATGTTGTTACAGAAAAGATGCCTTTGTTAGATGGGGAGTTAAAACTGTAAATTGTTCCGAAAATAATAGGAACATATAAAAAACCTAAAATAATAAAAACATAAGAATATTTTAAAAAGTTTTTAATCTTACTCATAGTTTCCTCCTTGTCTTCTTTTTCTAATTAAGTATGGAATTCCATAAATAACTGCATAAATTGATAATAATACAGATAAAGTAATAATAACCAAAGTTGAAGCGTTTGCTAAGTCAAATGGATTAGCTGTATTTGCAAATTGATTAATTAAGTTACCAATTAACTGCTTTTGGCTACCATTTGGTAATAATTTGTCTGAAATAATAATTGATGTTGCTGACATCATTAAAACAATACCAAAACCACTTAATATTGCCTTAGCTGAATAAGGAATAATAACCTTAAATACGGTTTGAAATTTTGAGTATCCTAAATCTTCAGAAGCTTCTAAGATATTGTTTGGCATATCTTTTAAAACTTGGTATAAGGGTAAAACCATAAACGGTAAATATAAATAAATCATTCCAAAAATAATAAAGAAGTTATTGTTAAGTTGATTTTCATCAAAAATTGCTGAAAATAAACCTCTAACAGCTAAAGCTTTTGAAATAGTAAATATAGCTAAAGGACTTAAAATTAAAGTTAAACCTAAAATTTTAATTATTTTATATTTTGATCTTGAGACAATATAAGCATAAGGAAAGCCTATAATTAAGGCTACAAAAGCGGCTAAAATACCGGTTAGTAAAGATCTCCCAATAATTATTCATGTTGAAGGTTTTATGGCGATTTCTCAGTTTTCTAATTTTGTTTGTCCTTCTAAAGGTTTGAATGCATAAATGCATACAAAAACCATAGGTAAAATAATAAATAAAATAGCAAAAATAATATAAGGGATTAAAAAAGATAATTGTAGTTTAGACATTGGCGAAGAAAAATGTTTTGCTTTTTTCTTTTTTAAATCTTTAAATTTCATTTGTTTGTTCCAATTCTTTTTCTAGTGCTTCAAGTTTTTTGTCTTTTTTCATTAAATGAATTGAATCAATGTCTCAGTCTAAAAATACTTCTTTTCCAACAGCGTGTTTTGATGATGTTTCGACATGGATAATTTTGCCCTTGCAATCAATCTCATAATTGTAGTAGCTTCCACCGTATGTTGATTTTACAATTTCTCCAATAAGTTTTGCCTTAGATTTTACCCTAGTAATTAATATATCTTCCGGTCTAATTAAAGCGTCTAATTTTTCACCAGGTTCAAATTCTTCATGAATTGTGTCGAAAGTTTTTGACATAAATTTGACTTTATTAGCCCTTACAAATGTTGCATCAAAAAAGTTTGAATCACCAATAAAGTTTGCTACTCATTTATTTACAGGGTAGTCATATAGTTCTTTGGGTGTTGTAAATTGTTCCACCTTACCATCGCGAATAACAGCAATTCTATCGCTTAATTGTAAAGCCTCGTTACGGTCGTGAGTAACAAAAATAAATGTTAATTTCAATTTTTGTTGAATATCTCTCAATAAACTTTGCATTTTTTCACGAATTTTAGCATCAAGAGCACTTAAAGGTTCATCTAATAAAAGAATCTCTGGTTCAATAACTAAAGATCTAGCTAAGGCAACCCTTTGCTTCATACCGCCAGATAAGAAGTTAACATTCTTTTTCTCATTTCCTGTTAAACCAACAAGCTCCATCATTTGTTTAACTTCTTTATCCATTTCTTCATTTGTAATTTTTCTTGTTAAATATCTTTTTTCGTATGCTTCAGTTTTTAAATCAACATAATTTTCTCAATATGAATATTTGAAATCCATATCATCGATTCATTGCTGATATTTATTTCTTTTTCTTTGTGAAAGAGAATTGTTTGTGTTTAATTCTTTTTCGTAAAGTTCAAATTCTTTGTCTAAGTTTTTCATTTTTTGCTCAGCATATTTTTTTCATTTTCTTTTTTGAACTGTTAATTTACTTTCGAATGATTTAGGTACATTTTCTTTTCAAATACGTTTTAATCTTAAACCATATTTAATATTGTTTTCAACATTTAAATGTGGGAATAGAGCATAATCTTGAAAAATTGTAGAAACATCTCTTTTGTGAGGCGATAAATCTTTAATATCTTTACCATAAAGTTTAACTTCACCACGAGTAACTCATTCAAAGCCACCAATAATTCTTAAAATGGTAGTCTTACCAGAACCAGAGGGTCCTAAAAGGGTAATAAATTCACCTTTTTCAATATTAAGGTTAACGTTATCTAGAACAGTTTTGTCTTCAAATTCTTTAACAACATCAACAAGCTCAATAATTGAAGAAGATTCTTTTTTAATTTTCTTTTTTTCCATATATTTCCTTTCTTTATTACGATTTAGTCTTTTGGTAGTAATAATCAATCATTTTAGTTTTTAATTCTAAATCAAGTGGTTGATAGGGTCTAAATTCTACATTAGACGCCGTTTCTAAGTCAAAGATTGATATTGCTTTTAAGTCGGGGTTTTTATTTTTGTCTAAAAAGTATCAATCTTTTAAAAAGTTTTTAATATTTTTATAACTTGGGGTGTAATTAATTACGTCAAAGTTATTAATGTTAGGTAAATTTTCGTAAGCAAAAGCGTTTTTAAAAAAGTCATAGTTTTCTTTATAAAAATTAGCATCAATTTCGTCTAAACTTTTAGTTTCATTTTCGTTTCTAAACAAATTGTGTTTAATAGTATTTTGATCAAGGCCTGAATTTTCTTTTATTTCTTGGTAAACATTTTGAATATATTCTCTATTTAAATCATTTTCATTTTTTATAACATCAGAGAAAATATATTTATTCAACCGGGAAAGTAATTTATCAGACTCAAAATCATTAGTATCTTTAGAAATTATTCATGCATCAATATTTGTGTAACTATATTTAGGTCTTACAAATGAAATATTATTACTTTCTTCAAGTGAGGCAAAATTATCTTTGCCATAATAAGCATCCAATGCATCTCCATTATACATAATTGCAATATCTGCTTTTCCATTAATTGGTTCAATAATACTTGACACTAATTCTTGGCCATCAGTAACTAATTTATTTCTGTTTATGTCTTTAATTGAGGCACCCGTTGCATCTAAAACAAATTTATTAAAATGATCAAATATATCTTCATAATTTGTTTTATCTAAAAGTTTTCAATTTCCATTTAAATCTCTTTGAGTATTGTCATTTAAATAGTATTTATAAAATTGTCCAATCATTGCGTTGTCTAAGAATCAATTAGTTCAATAAATTCTCGGATTTTTATATTTTTGAACAAGCGATTTGATAATGTTATATCATTCCATTCCATTCTTGATTTCATCAAAATTAGCACTTGAAACAACATTATTTCTTTTATTCTTGAAAATTTCAAAGTTTTCAGTATTGTAAACTATCATTTTATCAAGTGTAAAATAGGGTATTAAAAACTCATAAAAACTATCAATCCCATTCTCTCCATCCACTTCAAAGCCTAGTATTTCTTTTTTATCATTATAATAAATATAAGGTTTAAATTTATTCTCATAAATTGTGTTTTCTGGATTTATTTTTTTTATCTCTTCAATTATTCAATTATCGTAAAAATCAAACTGTCTTTTAACTTCTTTTGTATATAAATTCGTAATAATTTCTTTTTTATTATTGTCATTATATGTAATGTTAAAAGCTTTTTGAAAATTTATTTTTTTCAATTTATTTTCTAAAATTAATTGTGCTATTTGATAATCAGAACTAACCCCAGCAACAGCTTTCTTATTTTTAATTGCTCTTGTAAATTCATCAAGGTTAGTAAAAACGTGATATGAATAATCTTTTTTTACTTTATTTATAATATTTTTATTTAAATAAGATTCATAGTTATAAATACTTACTTTGTAAGGGTTTGATAACTTTAAAAATAGAATAATTACAAAAAATAAAAATAATAAACTTGTGAATATAGACAGCAAAATAAGCTTGAGCCTATGAGTCATTCTACGAATTTTCATTAGTAGCCTGCCTTTTTTATTCTGTCTTCTTTATCTACCCAATTATTATCTACTTTTACTTTTAAAAATAAATTTACTGGATGATCGAAAACTTTTGACATTTTTGTTCTTGCAGACATTGAAATACTCTTAATTTTGTTTCCACCTTGACCAATAACTATTCCTTTTTGTGATTCACTCTTAACGAATATTGTGGCGAAAATAGTATAAGGAAAGGTTTCATCATCATTTTCTTTAAACTCATCTATTTGAACCGCTATTGAGTGAGGAACCT from Mycoplasmopsis arginini encodes:
- a CDS encoding ABC transporter permease; this translates as MSKIKNFLKYSYVFIILGFLYVPIIFGTIYSFNSPSNKGIFSVTTWNRTSFEAYSELFSKSHTLAFVNSFLLGIATSVLVITISLLTVFALWRNKNKGARSYVQTTSNVPMINPDVITGLTLAIVLNFLFFGTLKATSEGFVRSIIGHTVMCLPYGILIMLPKSDKFSKNIFEASQDLGYSKFKTWFKTYFVYMLGSIGFTFVMTMTLSFDDFIITRIVSNTETLGTQLYEGQFQAWSLAIGAISLLVVIFGNTLYIVFKGTQNSKAKKAILLSKKQAQKDFYKEAL
- a CDS encoding glycosyltransferase family A protein, encoding MSNKNLTIIVPIYNPAIPIEDIFNNLYKQKSQNFDVVVTIDRPKEEHFIAIDELHNKLKDRLKVVFNTTHQHIDIVINDALKNVETPYVFILYSYCKLKNEFIQRIDKFLENFQDKPDFVEMPGFSKSISHSLIKSELLSGLGLVDLEKNALPFALVTPFVFNTFVKTEIAKKVMEIPKTRDLNLEYSPNLVFRTLLNSKTFAYFSDTWIENWNYSFLMFNPKSLTRSWNIIFKEVALDKDPVKKALSFAKCINYCYYVAGILGTFKTRKNSLESKSLDNIKKALIQEIENLKPVWLEEMKNNNFFLTFDVRKLFDLTDGFVKKWDLIFKKFIW
- a CDS encoding ABC transporter permease; protein product: MKFKDLKKKKAKHFSSPMSKLQLSFLIPYIIFAILFIILPMVFVCIYAFKPLEGQTKLENWEIAIKPSTWIIIGRSLLTGILAAFVALIIGFPYAYIVSRSKYKIIKILGLTLILSPLAIFTISKALAVRGLFSAIFDENQLNNNFFIIFGMIYLYLPFMVLPLYQVLKDMPNNILEASEDLGYSKFQTVFKVIIPYSAKAILSGFGIVLMMSATSIIISDKLLPNGSQKQLIGNLINQFANTANPFDLANASTLVIITLSVLLSIYAVIYGIPYLIRKRRQGGNYE
- a CDS encoding MAG0920 family protein, with protein sequence MTLLIIYCAILSPLVMIYFVVGFYFIWKYNKKTIFTCDFKTGAKKQILAESIKLPQATFDKFFEFFKKSKTFYISWLFILIFIFVFTLITYLVFYFTVSKKIDFYDSILLVIIFGVILEPLYFLIKGLIKINKTKKNIRDWIIENEKIEKRHLNIEKPVNYEDFKNVILNEDLEIRIPIFKNSESHFYGMKILNKRKKFITNGVVDNNELLYFILFDYTSAQINKISYSKENYLYLIKEILENEYNNI
- a CDS encoding ABC transporter ATP-binding protein; this translates as MEKKKIKKESSSIIELVDVVKEFEDKTVLDNVNLNIEKGEFITLLGPSGSGKTTILRIIGGFEWVTRGEVKLYGKDIKDLSPHKRDVSTIFQDYALFPHLNVENNIKYGLRLKRIWKENVPKSFESKLTVQKRKWKKYAEQKMKNLDKEFELYEKELNTNNSLSQRKRNKYQQWIDDMDFKYSYWENYVDLKTEAYEKRYLTRKITNEEMDKEVKQMMELVGLTGNEKKNVNFLSGGMKQRVALARSLVIEPEILLLDEPLSALDAKIREKMQSLLRDIQQKLKLTFIFVTHDRNEALQLSDRIAVIRDGKVEQFTTPKELYDYPVNKWVANFIGDSNFFDATFVRANKVKFMSKTFDTIHEEFEPGEKLDALIRPEDILITRVKSKAKLIGEIVKSTYGGSYYNYEIDCKGKIIHVETSSKHAVGKEVFLDWDIDSIHLMKKDKKLEALEKELEQTNEI
- a CDS encoding RDD family protein, with the protein product MVKKQNIKANFWIRLLSTLIDLFIFVIFSVGTSFLIFNYKKADFLLNNIVYKEVVYRIWLLGLIIFNIFEFIVIPIITGGQTVGMLICKIKIIANDNDRKLSRFIFDRQRLFSFLWVFVFLSFMLMSTDAFLKAARGQKMNTVEKLVVSLPTVLATIAINLQIFMILTGVVATRLNWNDKFSRTKTVWKNKFEEVFEDEDYKLKIYPKKRELPKIEILN
- the asnS gene encoding asparagine--tRNA ligase → MTLKKLLQKVKNIKENQEFEIKGWLVSNRGNEKIRFLTINDGSTISNLQVVAKGEIIQNKNLSQLSLGTSIIAKGLIHLTPQAQQPVELALDSITILNGVDEDFPIQKKETSLEFLREIPHLRNRTNLFKSVMLIRNSLAYEIHKYFQEHDFLYMASPIITSNDGEGAGETLLVDDESKDFFFKQKAFLGVTGQLHAESYAAGFKQVYTFGPTFRAENSHTSRHLAEFWMVEPEVAFYELKDIILLADDLLKTVIKNTIKNYPDEMTYLNSINPNLIETLNKFLDNKLTVIEYRDVVKQLANYKDSFEEKNIFFGMDLASEHEKFLAEKIVQGPVAVINYPKDIKAFYMHQNDDKETVGAFDLLVPGIGELIGGSQREARYEKLLERMNDLKISTDPLQWYLDLRRFGYAPSSGFGIGFERLVMYVTGVANIRDVIPFPRVAGQIKM
- a CDS encoding MAG0920 family protein, translated to MNIITFKTLLIIFFVFALILFTSFFTSLLLFFAPILKRILLKKDAKKIFLSKKIRINEHFFKTINQKIKISFIFLSIFLAISILTILSIFYPWLDVLINLPQWKAKINTVVLFPFFTMALSFFIFIFSLTLIIQLCIIKREFKNWKIENKRLNGVLFENIENIESKEIFNTFKFSNDLNMTYITNVWPSFSKQYKIKNKNWKNRFYKYNETKRDEEFYYFLIFNYEDVAIDNTIFKIEDYSYIYQNRDQIFSHNKKTGE